A portion of the Esox lucius isolate fEsoLuc1 chromosome 20, fEsoLuc1.pri, whole genome shotgun sequence genome contains these proteins:
- the LOC106023872 gene encoding uncharacterized protein LOC106023872 — protein sequence MVNLGSTEASLRWNSTLRQVKAVLHCDQQKLCAVLEKAGYKELSFTPQEWNLLKELVDILKPFGEATDLTQGEKVITISAVVPSVLSLNHHLEKLKPQVRFLSGLVRGLQASLIKIFLGIFINVKIAQSEEGITAPFSNTVYLKAAALDPAFCLLWIEPRLLWIEPHVLVNRDIKAEVAQRVNELILQDAADTEQPVPVPVPAEEELDDMEGEGLFAAYHKRQKRDVGTSPAVQLSHYIDMAEGQNALLFWALNSKTLHSFK from the exons ATGGTGAATTTGGGGAGCACAGAGGCATCCCTGAGGTGGAATTCCACACTGCGGCAGGTGAAAGCAGTCCTTCATTGTGATCAGCAAAAGCTCTGTGCAGTTCTTGAGAAGGCCGGGTATAAAGAACTGTCATTCACACCACAAGAGTGGAATCTGCTGAAGGAGTTGGTGGACATCTTGAAACCGTTTGGAGAAGCAACTGATTtgacacagggagagaaagtCATTACAATCAGTGCAGTTGTTCCATCCGTCTTGTCCCTCAATCACCATCTTGAGAAGCTGAAGCCTCAAGTTCGTTTCCTGAGCGGCCTGGTCAGAGGTCTGCAGGCATCCCTGATAAAAATATTTCTTGGGATCTTCATTAATGTGAAAATAGCCCAGTCTGAAGAAGGGATCACTGCCCCCTTTTCAAACACAGTCTACCTGAAAGCAGCTGCCTTGGATCCAGCCTTTTGTCTGCTGTGGATTGAGCCCCGTCTGCTGTGGATTGAGCCCCATGTGCTGGTCAACCGTGACATCAAGGCAGAGGTGGCACAACGAGTTAACG AATTGATTCTGCAAGATGCTGCAGACACGGAGCAACCTGTGCCTGTGCCGGTGCCTGCTGAAGAAGAACTAGACGACATGGAAGGAGAAGGGCTGTTTGCTGCATACCATAAGAGGCAGAAAAGGGATGTTGGGACCTCACCAGCAGTACAGCTAAGTCACTACATTGACATGGCAGAAGGACAGAATGCCCTTTTGTTCTGGGCACTGAACAGTAAGACCCTTCACTCTTTCAAGTAG